agtgtacatatgctcacgtgagcaaatacaaagaactcctgaagatttggtgaagagatgatcaaatgttggtttaatcatttattcaaaaatgctcgtctgagccttaggtgaaaaaacctaattaattatgaagaggtgagggactgaccaaggggtcatgaaaccggccctgggtggtcacgtgatcgaatgacgatcacttcatgaaaatccaaagtgtttggaagagttttagacctaatacgtgcaattgtgcttattaggtcaaaactgtgaaaatcgatgggaccggcttctgtaagccaaagagtcaatcttggtcgatcaagataacatgctcgtgtccccaagacgttcgtgtctcagttctgagaattttgatattttctgaagtgcagttgagcgtccattcgagaaaatatgtcaaaattagggtttcgacgaaactgaggaaaacaccatgagatgatagaaaataattataaaataaggaataaggaggcgtgggaccgccgaggccaaggcatggtcggccggtcgtggccacggtctcgtggtgccttttccttaattttataatattttgatgattttatgaaaaatatcatggatttaaagagttttgatgaatttagggagtttccctgaagtgaaggagtttcatgagttcaaggaagcaaaaatattaaaaaaacaagggcgtgtggtgccgtgggaggcatggctagccgtctagggcccggtcccacaagttttcataattttatatattttttaatgtatttcattatttgagggaatttttcctaatttgagagaaataccatgaaatcaaggaatttgataaattcaaggaaaataaaataaataataataaaataaaggagcgtgtgggaccggctagggcatggccggccgtctagggcccgatcccacgagttttcataattttatattatttattttctaatttttgcaaaataccatgaaatcaaggagttttttcatgaaatcagagaaataataataataataaaataatgaggaaccataaggtgtggggccgactgggaccaaggcatggccggttggccaatggtcacgtccccacactatttttccttaaatttatattattttcatgggtttataaaaaaaccatgaagtcgaggagtttcctcgagatgaaggagatttgttcaaatgaaaggattttcatcagatgaaggaaaacaataaaaatatgataaaatataaaactggtgtgggattggtcatggcacggtcggacagtcaatgagtccaatcccttggaTCCTTGGTCAatatgttgattatttattattttcttcctattttgcaataggttaatggtttcgtcgtattttgaaatactcgttcgtgcggtgactgttagtgcattgtcgttgaatacactttcaccatataggtcggggcttacttaaaggtagctcaaatgcccggttgttgactatttattactaattgtgaaattcagtggagaataattcacaaaaatgagtaataagatgtttatttgtaattcataggatcagctgaggattcgactacgaattcagaataataaagtgagcattaccattccatgggatcgtagattcgaccatagaatcagagtaattaagatttatctattaccatttatgagaccagttgtggattcgatcatgaaatcagagtaataagataatatagttattgctattctatgagatcaagccgtggattcgatcatagaatcagaaaaattgtttattgccattccatgggaccagtcgtggattcgattatggaacgggagcaattgttattgtcattccatgggaccagtcgtggattcgaccatggaataggagcaataatagattattctgggaattcagtagtgaatgtcatggcagaattaatcttaattaggaataattaactttgtggctctatactagcagatcaagctgtctaggagcattaattatcctgatatgagattgttggtaagtcatatcctttatatagtcagggtaaactcgttgtttgttcctgaagacgttatcgctctatactagcagagcaagctgtctaggagccgtccatctcgtgatactatatagaaataatcactgaaagtgttcagtattcatgagatatgtcgttgtccagtcgtgagactacatatctacatgtactatgagagaaagtactctccgttgagaattcgatgagagacccatgtctcaatactcacgtcggattgctggatcagagcttcgtttaattatgagtttacgattttatccattgtcgaaaatccaccatctacaggatgAAGACATGCAGATCTGATTTTTTTCTTATGTTTTAGAGACTAGGAaagagaactagaagaagatgatgatcaaatcaatgaaaagagTAGGAAAAACTTGTTCTATTAGTTTTGGCTGAAATGACAAGGGGTATTTCAGACAGTTCGGGAATTTGGGGTTTTTTTTAATTCATTTGTTTTGTTGGGGCTATATTACATCGATGTTGACAGCCCTGGGGCTGTAACGCGCGCGTTATATAAAGATTATGGTAAAAACATAATATCCGTGGAAGCCAATTGCTTGCTCTCATTGCAAGAGCTTTGGTCATTCAAGTGTAAAATGCATCTACAACCCAACACCAAAGACTATTGATGTTGCGGTTCCAAATAAGTTTTCTTTAGTTGCAGGAGACAGCATGGACCCTAATCAAATAGTGTAGACTACAACTTCTGATGTGGAAGATTCTTGTGTGAATCAATCTTCAAAAGATACTAATCGACTTGGGAGTAGTAGTGATGAGGAGGGGATTTCTCAACCGTAAAACTGGACAACATGTGTTGGGGCTGTTGTTTCGAATGCAGCGTCTACTGCGGTTGATCCTTGTGCAGAGATATGTGTGAATGGGGAGAGGATAATTGAACAAGAAAAGGTCCTTGGTGAGTGGGTctcttacaaaataaagaaaggcgtcggcaaaaagaaaaaataaaaccacTTACAGGATCCTCCAGGATTCTTGAACCCGGATACTACTCTTGAAAATGGCCAACCGGTTATGGAAGGTGCAAGCATCTTAACTCCTGATCCCGCCATTCCCCCTGATTTTGAGTCCTAAAACAGGtttcatggattagaagaagaagaagaagaagaagaagaagaaagggataTACCCACTTCCCAGTTAGTTTTGGGAGATTCAAAGGTAAGCACTGCAAAGGCGTCATCGTCCAAGCCAAGTACAAAAATCGGTAGGAAATTGAGTTCCAAatcaaaaaatacatgtttgtctCCATTTGGTACTCTCacaagtttaaaaataaaaaagtttcCTAAATCAAAAGTTCCTAACAAAGTCTCAGCAGATAAACTCTGTCATATACCTTCTATTTCTCTAGCTTACTCTTAGCTGCCCCGAATAAACGTTCGTCTGCCCTTATCAATTGTTTTATTATTCGTGACGCATCGGCTGATCATTTGGCATTTGTTGCCTGTTAAGATTGGGATACACGTCAGGTTTAGATTAGTTGTTCTTAGGGTCTTATCTTCCAATCATTGAGTATTTAAGATGTAAGGAAACCCTGTTTTAGGGTAAGAATGAATTAATGAAGTTGTAGGATGATGCGGCAGAAGTTACCATTATCCGATCAATTCCCGTCCATTTCTGTTTCTTTTCCGTTGAATTCATTCTCAATCGTGTTAAGAACAGTACAACTGGCATCAGAGCGTTCCGTCCTAGCATCATGGTGGCTCAGACTTGCAGGGAGCTGCAAGAAACCAACAACAAACAACATCAGGAGATCGATTCTTTAACACTTGAAGGTAAACAATCTAGCTCTGCAACTCAGTACAAAATCGACGAAAGATGATTTACAGTCGATGAACGTAAAGTTGGATTCTAGTATGCAGTCACTTAGGACAAATATCGAAAAGAGTTTTCAATCTCAgctggatttttttttctaatcgaGTTCTAAACGAGGATCTAATACTGGTGGATTTCACTCTAATTTTCATTCTGGTGGCCGAGATTCTAATCAATTTCATCGAATGGCTAAGCTCGACTTTCCTAGATTTGATGGCGACAACCCAAAAAACTGGATCCAGAAATGTGAATACTACTTCCATATGCACAATATACAGGAAATACACAAGACAAGGATGACAGCCATACATCTAGATGGTAAGGCCAATAAGTGGTATGACAATTTTTGCCTCAATAAAATTGATATTCCATGGCCATATTTTTGTGATAATGTTTGTTCCAGATTTGAAAATCCTGCTCATGATAATATAGTTGGCTTGTTCAATAAATTGGCTCGGCAGAACACTGTTGATGtttattttgaagaatttgagtatTACAAGGCCTTACTATTAAGTGTTCATAAGGATTTCCCTGAGACATATTTCATTGCTAGCTTTATTGGTGGCTTAAAGGAGGAGCTCAGAAGCTCAGTCCTAATGTTTGATCCTAAAACACTACTCCATGCTTTTTCACTTGCAAGGATGCAAGCAAAAACTCTTGTCCTCcaataaaaaacaaacaaaactgcaCCCAAATTTTTCTCCCCTTCTTTTTCCACCACAAAATCCTACCCTCCTACCACTACTTCACAGAAATCTACTTTTGTTCCATCAACTTCATCCACTACAAACCTTGTACCTAAACCTATCCAAACTTTACCAATCAAGAAACTTACTCCAGAAGAAGTACAAGCTAGGAAAGCACATGGGTTATGCTTCAACTGTGATGAAGCTTACAATAGGGGAGATATTTGTAAAAAGCAGTATTTATGTGTGCTTATAGGGGAAGAAGCTGAGGAAATTTATGAGCCTGGAGGAGAGCCTGAACATGACACTGATGAAGAACCTCCACTTGAGAGTGATATGGAAATCTCCTTACATGCCTTGACTGGAAATATCTCAGGGGACACCATAAGAATTCCTGGTTTTGTAAAGAAAAAAGCTATCTCCATTTTAATTGATAATGGTAGCACACACAGTTTTATAGATTCTGCTTTGGCTGCCAGCTTACATTGTTCCATTGCTCAAACTGGTAATTTATTGGTCACAGTAGCAAATGGGGATAAAACAGTGAGTTCTGGTGTTTGTTCTCAGTTGGAATGGACGATGCAAGGTCACAAGTTTTGTGGTGATTTGAGACTACTTCCTCTAGGAGGGTGTGATATAGTTTTGGGAGCATATTGGTTAAGGAACTTGGGTGATGTTCAATTCAACTTATCAAAACTCTGCATTACTTTCAAACACAATGGTAAGAAGATCACATTAACTGGTGTTCCGCAGAAGTCTTCACTAAGCATGATGAGTGGTTATGCAGTCAAGAAACAGAAACATACTCATGGCATTGTTGGCCAATTATTTTCCATTACTAGCTCCCCTGTCCAACTAACCACCCTACCACCATTTGCCAACTTACTCACTGAGTTCTCTGATGTTTCACTGAGTATACCACCTTTCCACCTAAGAGAAGTTCGGATCACCAAATACCTCTCAAACCTAATTCTGAACTAGTGAATCTCAGACCTTATAGATGTCCTTATATTCAAAAATCCATTGCAGAGAATCTAGTCAAAGAAATGCTCCATTCTGGCATCATACAACCAAGTCACAGTCCATTTGCTTCTCTCATTTTACTTGTCAAGAAAAAGGACAACTAttggagattttgtgtggatTACAGGAAGCTGAATAGCATCACTATTAAGGACAAATTTCCAATACCAGTTATTGATGAGTTGTTGGATGAATTGCATGGCTCTAAGTTTTTTACCAAGATTGACTTGAAGTCTGGTTACCACCAAATCATAGTCTCTCCTTCTGACATCCACAAAATAGCATTCAGGACTCATCATAGGCATTTTGAATTCAAGGTAATGTCATTTGGTCTCACTAATGCACCAACTACTTTTCAAGCTCTAATGAGTAACATTTTTCAAGAACATATTAGGAAGTTCATTCTtgtcttctttgatgacattctGGTTTATAGTCCTACTTTAGAAGATCACTTATTACACTTACAAACAACATTGGAGCTCCCCAGACTACATCAGCTGACAACAAATTTCTCCAAATGCTCCTTTGGCCAGTCTAAGATTAAATATTTGGGACACATCAGTACAGGCAATGGAGTTATGGGTGATCCTGAGAAGATATATGCAATGGTAGATTGGCCCACTCATACCAACCTAAAAGCCTTGAGAGGATTCTTAGGCCTTACAGGGTATTATAGGAAATTTGTGCAGAATTATGGCATCATTAGCATACCACTTACCGAACTTTTGGAGAAGGATGCTTTCAGTTGGTCTCCTGCAGCAACTACAACTTTCCTTCAGCTCAAAAACGCAATGACAACTACTCCTGTTTTAGTTCTGCCTGATTTTAGCAAACAGTTCATCCTTGAAACTgatgtttgtgacttaggcaTTGGAGTTTTCCTTATGCAAGAAGGCAGAGCTATATATTTTTACAGCAAGCCCCTTGGACCCAGAGCTGCTTCCCTATCCACTTATGAGAAGGAGCTTTTAGCAATTGTTCAAGCAGTCACTAAATGGAAACATTACTTACAAGGTTAGCATTTCATTATAAACACTGATCATCAAAGCATAAATTACTACGTGGAGCAAAGGATTTCTACAAATTTGCATCAAAAATGGCTTATGAAGCTTTTGGGTTTTGATTATGAAGTCAAGTACAAAAAAGGTTCAGAGAACAAAGTAGATGATGCTCTCTCTAGAAGAGCTCATTTGCCTGCTTCCTGCAATTCCATTTCCCTATCAAAATAATTGCTAGCTATGCTGATGATCCTAAGGCacaacatcttattgctcagctCACTATTACTCCTCATACAACTCCTCACTATTCTTACATTAATGGAGTCTTGAGGTACAAAAACAGGCTTTATGTTGGCAGCTCTTCTACAACAAAATCTAAAATTCTTAACTCTCTACATTGTTCAGCTTTTGGAGGACATTCTGGTATGCAAGCTACTTACATTAGAGCTAAATCCTATTTATTTTGGCCTGCCATGAAGAAGGATATCCTGTTATATGATTCCACTTGTGATGTGTGTCAAAGGAATAAAGGGGAACACACATTTCCAAATGGCCTACTACAACCACTGCCCATTCCAAATCATGCTTGGCAGCACATATCAATGGATTTCATTGAGGGATTACCAATGAATGAGAGAAAATCAGTTATCCTGGTGGTAGTTGACAGATTAACAAAGTATAGACACTTCATTGGTCTACACCATCCACGCACTGCTTCTTCTATTGCCAGGGAATTCATTTCACAGGTTTTGAAGCTTGATGGTCTTCCATCCTCTATTGTTTCTGGCAGAGACAATATCTTCACCAGCAACTTTTGGCAAGACCTTTTTAAAGCTCTTGGCACTCAGCTGCACCTCAGTACAGCTTACCATCCACAGACTGATGGTGAAACTGAGAGAGTAAACTCTTTCCTTGAGATTTACTTGAGATGTATGTGTCACCAGCCCAAGAAATGGAATTTATGGCTTCCActtgcagaatggtggtataacaccaaTTACCACACCATCTTGAAGATGTGCCCATTTCAAGCCTTCTATGGCTATCTCCTACCACACTTAGCTTTTCCATCCACTGCCACCACCTCTATTACTGAAGTTGAATCTTATTTAAAGCAAAGGGATGTTGTGCTTTTGTTACTCAAAGATACTCTACACAAATCTTAAAATAGAATGAAGTTTTTTGCTGACCAGAAGAGAACTGACAGATTTTTCTCTGTAAGGGACAAGGTTTACTTGAAACCGCAACCATATAGGCAAGCATCTGTGGCTCTCAGAAGAAACTTGAAACTTGCTGCCAAATACTATGGGCCATTTGAGATAGTACAAAAAAGTGGTCTAGCTGCTTACAAGCTACAGTTGCCAGCAAAAGCAAGGATTCACCCTGTCTTACATGTATCCCAGCTGAAGAAGCACATTGGTACAACTCACATCCTGTTTTAGATACAGAGGGACAGTTTCTTGTCATTCCCACAGCTGCCCTGGCTTCAAGAACTATCCTGTGGCATGGAGTATCTGTGCCTCAACTACTTATTCAGTGGACCAACTCTTCAGCCGCAGATGCTACATGGGAGGTTTGAAAACACATAACTCACCATTTCCATAAattccatccttga
This genomic stretch from Papaver somniferum cultivar HN1 chromosome 5, ASM357369v1, whole genome shotgun sequence harbors:
- the LOC113279266 gene encoding uncharacterized protein LOC113279266 produces the protein MTAIHLDGKANKWYDNFCLNKIDIPWPYFCDNVCSRFENPAHDNIVGLFNKLARQNTVDVYFEEFEYYKALLLSVHKDFPETYFIASFIGGLKEELRSSVLMFDPKTLLHAFSLARMQAKTLKSTFVPSTSSTTNLVPKPIQTLPIKKLTPEEVQARKAHGLCFNCDEAYNRGDICKKQYLCVLIGEEAEEIYEPGGEPEHDTDEEPPLESDMEISLHALTGNISGDTIRIPGFVKKKAISILIDNGSTHSFIDSALAASLHCSIAQTGNLLVTVANGDKTVSSGVCSQLEWTMQGHKFCGDLRLLPLGGCDIVLGAYWLRNLGDVQFNLSKLCITFKHNGKKITLTGVPQKSSLSMMSGYAVKKQKHTHGIVGQLFSITSSPVQLTTLPPFANLLTEFSDVSLKNLVKEMLHSGIIQPSHSPFASLILLVKKKDNYWRFCVDYRKLNSITIKDKFPIPVIDELLDELHGSKFFTKIDLKSGYHQIIVSPSDIHKIAFRTHHRHFEFKVMSFGLTNAPTTFQALMSNIFQEHIRKFILVFFDDILVYSPTLEDHLLHLQTTLELPRLHQLTTNFSKCSFGQSKIKYLGHISTGNGVMGDPEKIYAMVDWPTHTNLKALRGFLGLTGYYRKFVQNYGIISIPLTELLEKDAFSWSPAATTTFLQLKNAMTTTPVLVLPDFSKQFILETDVCDLGIGVFLMQEGRAIYFYSKPLGPRAASLSTYEKELLAIVQAVTKWKHYLQVNYADDPKAQHLIAQLTITPHTTPHYSYINGVLRYKNRLYVGSSSTTKSKILNSLHCSAFGGHSGMQATYIRAKSYLFWPAMKKDILLYDSTCDVCQRNKGEHTFPNGLLQPLPIPNHAWQHISMDFIEGLPMNERKSVILVVVDRLTKYRHFIGLHHPRTASSIAREFISQVLKLDGLPSSIVSGRDNIFTSNFWQDLFKALGTQLHLSTAYHPQTDGETERVNSFLEIYLRCMCHQPKKWNLWLPLAEWWYNTNYHTILKMCPFQAFYGYLLPHLAFPSTATTSITEVESYLKQRDVVLLLLKDTLHKS